A genomic stretch from uncultured Cohaesibacter sp. includes:
- the nuoF gene encoding NADH-quinone oxidoreductase subunit NuoF: MLEDKDRIFTNIYGIHDWGLEGALKRGSWDGTKGLLQKGREWIINEMKASGLRGRGGAGFPTGLKWSFMPPKQEGRPQYLVVNADESEPGTCKDREILRNDPHHLVEGCLVAGFAMNADAAFIYVRGEFIRERERLQAAVDEAYEKKLIGKNNIHGYDFDIIVHHGAGAYICGEETALLESLEGKKGQPRLKPPFPANVGLYGCPTTVNNVESIAVAPTILRRGANWFKGFGAENNHGTKLFCVSGHVNQPATFEEAMSIPFKELIDKHCGGIRGGWDNLLAVIPGGSSVPCVPADQIMDCPMDFDSLKGLGSGLGTAAVIVMDKSTDIVAAIARISYFYKHESCGQCTPCREGTGWMWRVMERMARGEAQKKEIDMLFEVSKQVEGHTICALGDAAAWPVQGLIRHFRPEIEKRIDQYTANPKEDAAPLEAAE; the protein is encoded by the coding sequence ATGCTCGAGGATAAGGACCGGATTTTCACCAATATCTACGGCATCCATGATTGGGGGCTGGAAGGCGCTTTGAAGCGCGGCTCATGGGATGGCACCAAGGGCCTGCTGCAAAAGGGGCGCGAGTGGATCATCAACGAGATGAAGGCATCCGGCCTTCGTGGACGCGGGGGCGCGGGTTTTCCGACCGGGCTCAAATGGTCTTTCATGCCGCCTAAACAGGAAGGGCGTCCGCAGTATCTGGTTGTCAATGCCGATGAATCCGAACCGGGTACCTGCAAGGACCGCGAAATTTTGCGCAATGATCCCCACCATCTGGTGGAGGGATGCTTGGTTGCCGGCTTTGCGATGAATGCGGATGCGGCTTTCATCTATGTGCGCGGCGAATTCATTCGCGAGCGCGAGCGGCTGCAGGCTGCTGTTGACGAGGCCTATGAGAAGAAGCTCATCGGCAAGAATAACATCCATGGCTATGATTTCGATATCATCGTGCATCATGGCGCAGGCGCCTATATATGCGGCGAGGAAACCGCGCTTCTGGAATCGCTGGAAGGCAAGAAAGGGCAACCACGCCTCAAACCGCCATTCCCGGCCAATGTGGGCCTTTATGGTTGCCCGACAACCGTCAACAATGTGGAATCCATCGCGGTCGCTCCAACGATCCTCAGGCGTGGTGCGAACTGGTTCAAGGGCTTTGGTGCCGAGAACAACCATGGCACCAAGCTGTTCTGCGTTTCCGGCCATGTGAACCAACCTGCAACCTTTGAAGAGGCCATGTCGATTCCCTTCAAGGAGTTGATCGACAAGCATTGCGGTGGCATTCGCGGCGGCTGGGACAATCTGCTGGCGGTGATCCCCGGGGGCTCTTCGGTGCCCTGCGTTCCCGCAGACCAGATCATGGATTGTCCGATGGATTTCGACAGTCTCAAGGGGCTTGGTTCCGGTTTGGGGACGGCTGCCGTCATCGTGATGGACAAGTCGACCGATATCGTCGCTGCGATTGCCCGGATCTCCTATTTCTACAAGCATGAGAGCTGTGGCCAATGCACTCCATGCCGCGAGGGAACTGGCTGGATGTGGCGCGTGATGGAGCGCATGGCGCGCGGCGAGGCACAGAAGAAAGAAATCGATATGCTGTTTGAGGTTTCCAAGCAGGTGGAAGGTCATACGATCTGCGCTCTTGGGGATGCTGCAGCCTGGCCGGTACAGGGGCTTATCCGCCACTTCCGACCCGAGATTGAAAAGAGAATTGATCAGTATACGGCCAATCCGAAAGAGGATGCGGCCCCGCTGGAAGCGGCTGAATAG